Proteins encoded by one window of Juglans regia cultivar Chandler chromosome 15, Walnut 2.0, whole genome shotgun sequence:
- the LOC108993099 gene encoding cytochrome P450 705A12-like: protein MLQYMQLARMAMIKNDIQQHYFLYFLLSFLSAIFLFKFFFNKLTKPKASNLKLPPSPPMIPFIGHLHLLGPFFHESLQNLSTKYGPIFNLRLGVSRWCMVVQSASAAKEIFKTNDLSFAQHPKLPFADEIPYGESGFFSAPYGDYWKFIKKVCMNELFSTRQHERSRALREEELDRFLHEVFESAKKKDVVDVGVELMKLTNNIVCRMAMSTRCSEKNDEAERIRELVKETFEVGSKIFIGDVLGPLKRLAFWLYGSQVIDVTLRFDELLEKILKKHEDKTRKGENEDLMDVLLKVYNDDKAEVKMTRTHLKALLIDIFVGSTGTSTEAILWTLAELINHPNVFRKLREEIKLVVGSSRLVKESDVVNLPYLQAIVKETLRLYPPLPVTTRECRQACKIKGFDVPQNTMVAINLYAIMRDPELWDNPNEFWPERFLVSSKEHEDGISVAENSNFLTFGGGRRACPGGKLGLTMMHTAVAAMVQCFDWKVGGDHENKVKVNMEVGKGVFIHLAHPLKCLPVICFNPFASSIN, encoded by the exons ATGTTACAGTACATGCAATTAGCCAGGATGGCCATGATCAAGAATGACATCCAGCAGCACTACTTCCTCTACTTTCTTCTCTCGTTTCTCTCCGCCATATTCTTGTTCAAATTCTTTTTCAACAAGTTAACCAAGCCAAAAGCATCCAATCTCAAGCTCCCTCCGAGCCCCCCGATGATACCCTTCATAGGTCACCTCCACCTCCTTGGGCCATTCTTTCATGAATCATTGCAAAACCTCTCCACCAAATATGGCCCTATTTTCAATCTCCGCCTTGGTGTTTCTCGATGGTGCATGGTTGTCCAATCAGCCTCTGCAGCAAAAGAGATATTCAAAACCAATGATCTCTCTTTTGCGCAACACCCAAAATTACCTTTCGCCGATGAAATCCCATATGGAGAATCAGGATTTTTCAGTGCCCCGTATGGTGATTATTGGAAGTTCATCAAGAAAGTATGCATGAATGAACTGTTCTCAACCCGACAACATGAACGGTCACGGGCTCTCAGGGAGGAAGAACTTGACCGGTTTTTGCATGAAGTGTTTGAGAGTGCTAAGAAGAAAGATGTTGTTGATGTGGGCGTTGAGCTTATGAAGCTTACAAATAACATTGTATGCAGGATGGCCATGAGTACAAGGTGTTCAGAGAAAAATGATGAAGCTGAGAGGATTAGGGAGTTGGTGAAAGAGACCTTTGAGGTTGGGTCAAAGATTTTTATTGGGGATGTGTTAGGGCCCCTAAAAAGATTGGCTTTCTGGCTTTACGGAAGTCAGGTAATAGATGTGACTCTGAGGTTTGACGAGCTTTTGGAAAAGATATTAAAGAAGCATGAAGATAAAACTCGGAAGGGAGAGAACGAGGATTTGATGGATGTGTTGTTGAAGGTGTACAATGATGATAAGGCTGAGGTCAAGATGACCCGAACCCATCTCAAGGCTTTATTAATT GATATTTTCGTGGGAAGCACAGGAACCTCAACGGAGGCCATTTTATGGACATTAGCTGAGCTCATCAATCATCCAAACGTATTCAGAAAGCTCAGAGAAGAAATTAAATTGGTTGTAGGCAGTTCTAGATTAGTTAAGGAATCAGACGTGGTAAATCTTCCTTACTTACAAGCAATTGTGAAAGAAACACTAAGACTATATCCACCATTACCTGTGACGACAAGAGAATGCCGCCAAGCTTGTAAAATAAAAGGCTTTGATGTGCCCCAGAATACTATGGTGGCAATCAATCTGTATGCTATAATGAGAGATCCAGAGCTATGGGACAATCCAAACGAGTTCTGGCCAGAAAGGTTCTTGGTTTCGTCTAAAGAACATGAAGATGGGATCAGTGTTgcagaaaattcaaattttcttactTTTGGAGGGGGAAGGAGAGCTTGTCCTGGTGGAAAGTTGGGGTTGACCATGATGCATACTGCTGTGGCAGCCATGGTTCAATGCTTTGATTGGAAGGTTGGTGGGGATCATGAAAACAAGGTGAAGGTAAATATGGAAGTTGGAAAGGGAGTTTTTATACACTTGGCTCATCCCCTCAAATGCCTTCCCGTGATTTGCTTCAACCCATTTGCTTCTTcgatcaattaa